A single window of Nocardia sp. NBC_01327 DNA harbors:
- a CDS encoding FAD-dependent oxidoreductase has translation MVTIIGGGIAGSALAGALARQGKSVRLYEQRFSGSGAGAFLFIDDRGHRALASLGVDGAAVEAGSYPVTGGLAYANSLGRRGATNGRGHRFWMRRNLMAILEDFVVTSGAEVNYGNPITEIAFTQDGCTVVQGDSRTAADHLIVGADGIDSIVRAGLEPDRRPEYAGDVVLYGMTNEPVTLPTDPATLHFYAEIASDGTSSSTLGHIWRPGDSAALWFVRMARAPLSSGDNLGVRPIAEWAGAIRAATPSNRVLIDVFLATTEEVHVSNARNVPLAAASAPSEHALLVGDADHAITPAAGVGARDALEDVHAVYDAVVAGTSPAAAMTERRRQIIADRELVRRRSAR, from the coding sequence ATGGTGACGATTATCGGTGGCGGGATTGCGGGGTCGGCGCTGGCGGGAGCGCTTGCGCGGCAGGGGAAGTCGGTGCGGCTGTATGAGCAGCGGTTCTCCGGCTCCGGGGCGGGCGCGTTTTTGTTCATCGATGATCGTGGGCATCGTGCGTTGGCGAGTCTCGGAGTGGATGGTGCCGCCGTTGAAGCCGGTTCATATCCGGTGACCGGAGGCCTTGCCTATGCGAACAGTCTCGGGCGGCGGGGTGCGACGAACGGTCGAGGGCATCGATTTTGGATGCGCCGCAATCTGATGGCGATTCTGGAGGACTTCGTCGTCACGTCCGGTGCGGAGGTGAACTACGGCAATCCGATCACCGAAATCGCTTTCACGCAGGACGGATGCACCGTTGTCCAAGGTGATTCTCGTACTGCCGCAGACCATCTCATTGTGGGAGCCGACGGCATCGATTCGATTGTGCGAGCGGGCCTCGAACCTGATCGGCGTCCGGAGTACGCCGGCGATGTGGTGCTGTACGGCATGACGAACGAGCCCGTCACATTGCCGACCGATCCCGCGACCCTGCACTTCTACGCGGAAATCGCGTCCGATGGCACCTCCTCGAGCACCCTCGGGCACATCTGGCGGCCGGGTGACAGCGCGGCGCTGTGGTTCGTGCGAATGGCCCGAGCCCCACTGTCTTCCGGCGACAACCTTGGTGTGCGGCCGATCGCCGAATGGGCCGGGGCGATTCGGGCTGCGACACCGTCGAACAGGGTGTTGATCGACGTTTTCCTGGCGACCACCGAGGAGGTGCACGTGAGCAATGCACGCAATGTTCCTTTGGCCGCGGCTTCCGCGCCGTCCGAGCATGCGCTGCTGGTCGGGGATGCCGATCACGCCATCACTCCGGCTGCCGGCGTCGGCGCCCGAGACGCCCTCGAAGACGTGCACGCGGTCTACGATGCGGTGGTGGCGGGTACCTCGCCCGCAGCTGCCATGACAGAGCGCCGCCGGCAGATCATCGCGGACCGGGAACTCGTCCGCCGCCGCAGCGCCCGATAG
- a CDS encoding class II glutamine amidotransferase, with protein sequence MCRLFGMSAAPQRVRATFWLLNAPDSLVQQSHREPDGVGLGTFSADGAPLVEKQPIAAYQDMQFAHEARERESATFIAHVRFASTGGLETRNTHPFEQHGRLFAHNGVLQGLDELDAELGEYRSLVQGDTDSERFFALITQRTDKRGGDVTAGIADAVHWIADRLPVYALNLILTTATDMWALRYPDTHDLFVLERPAGGERLDHVGHAGIRSHSGQLADYPAVVVATERMDGDPGWRPMVSGELLHVDGSLGVHSTIIMNSPPRHLLSLADLDPTAAASQAAI encoded by the coding sequence ATGTGTCGCCTGTTCGGAATGTCGGCCGCACCGCAGCGGGTGCGCGCCACCTTCTGGTTGCTGAACGCGCCCGACAGCCTCGTGCAGCAGAGTCATCGCGAGCCCGACGGGGTCGGTCTCGGCACCTTCTCCGCCGATGGTGCACCGCTGGTGGAGAAGCAGCCGATCGCGGCGTATCAGGACATGCAGTTCGCACACGAGGCCAGAGAGCGCGAGTCGGCGACTTTCATTGCGCACGTGCGGTTCGCGTCCACCGGCGGTCTGGAAACCCGCAATACGCATCCGTTCGAACAGCATGGTCGGCTCTTCGCGCACAACGGGGTGCTGCAGGGTTTGGACGAACTGGACGCCGAACTGGGGGAGTACCGCAGCCTGGTCCAGGGCGATACGGATTCGGAGCGGTTCTTCGCCCTGATCACTCAGCGCACCGATAAGCGCGGTGGTGATGTGACGGCGGGCATCGCCGATGCGGTGCACTGGATCGCCGATCGGCTTCCCGTCTACGCACTCAACCTGATTCTGACCACGGCCACCGACATGTGGGCGCTGCGCTACCCCGACACGCACGATCTCTTCGTCCTGGAACGCCCGGCGGGCGGTGAGCGTCTCGACCATGTCGGTCACGCCGGAATCCGTTCGCACAGTGGGCAACTCGCGGACTATCCCGCCGTTGTCGTCGCCACCGAACGCATGGACGGTGACCCCGGGTGGCGGCCGATGGTGTCCGGTGAACTACTGCACGTCGATGGCTCGCTCGGCGTGCACTCCACCATCATCATGAATTCCCCACCGCGCCATCTGCTCTCGCTCGCAGATCTCGATCCCACCGCAGCTGCATCGCAAGCGGCGATATGA
- a CDS encoding FAD-dependent monooxygenase produces the protein MRILISGASVAGPVLAYWLTRHGFTVTVVERAAVPRKTGGHAVDLFQPAVDISEQMGVLPRVEEWATGTQRMTLRREGARRAVGVDLSKIFGATSERHFEIMRDDLSEIYYDATCDDVEYLFGDSITAISPDGEVRFEKSVPRHFDLIVGADGLHSNVRRLAFGEESRFSSFIDAYLGVLTLPNTFGLDGELRIHVGVGRTVGIYGARHLGDARALFLYRTERELDLGHRDVDRQKELLGKAFGGFHADVDRCLDELDRTSAFYFDSITQIHMDTWSRGRVTLVGDAGYSPGPAVGGSTTLAVVGAYILAGELARASGDHERAFPAYERAMAEHVRGSQAAALSAAKTLVPASRLGVSGLVQGTRMISALPAGPSRAFIRLVSKTARLYNSMTIEDYRSAPATSEGRVGLTSGSEVV, from the coding sequence ATGCGAATTCTCATCTCCGGCGCCAGCGTCGCCGGTCCGGTGCTGGCGTACTGGCTGACCAGGCACGGCTTCACGGTGACCGTCGTCGAGCGGGCGGCGGTTCCGCGGAAAACCGGCGGCCATGCGGTGGACCTGTTCCAGCCCGCGGTGGACATCTCGGAGCAGATGGGCGTGCTCCCGCGCGTCGAGGAATGGGCCACCGGGACACAGCGGATGACTCTCCGCAGGGAGGGCGCACGGCGAGCTGTCGGGGTGGACCTCTCGAAGATCTTCGGCGCCACCTCGGAACGGCACTTCGAGATCATGCGCGACGATCTGAGCGAGATCTACTACGACGCCACCTGCGACGACGTCGAATATCTCTTCGGCGACTCGATCACAGCGATCTCGCCCGACGGCGAGGTGCGGTTCGAGAAGTCAGTGCCGCGCCACTTCGACCTCATCGTCGGCGCGGACGGATTGCACTCCAATGTGCGCCGCCTAGCCTTCGGTGAAGAGTCCCGCTTCAGCTCCTTCATCGACGCCTACCTGGGGGTACTGACACTGCCCAACACCTTCGGCCTCGACGGCGAGCTCCGCATCCACGTCGGCGTCGGCCGCACCGTCGGTATATACGGCGCACGGCACCTGGGCGATGCGCGGGCACTGTTCCTGTACCGAACCGAGCGTGAACTCGACCTCGGCCACCGCGACGTGGATCGACAGAAAGAGTTGCTAGGCAAGGCATTCGGCGGCTTTCATGCCGACGTGGACCGCTGCCTGGATGAGCTCGACCGCACCTCGGCGTTCTACTTCGACTCGATCACCCAGATCCATATGGACACCTGGTCGCGGGGCAGGGTGACGCTCGTCGGGGATGCGGGTTACAGCCCGGGACCGGCTGTCGGCGGCAGCACCACCCTGGCTGTTGTCGGCGCGTACATTCTCGCCGGGGAGCTGGCGCGGGCGAGTGGTGACCACGAGCGCGCTTTCCCCGCCTACGAGCGTGCGATGGCGGAGCACGTGCGTGGCAGCCAGGCAGCTGCATTGAGTGCGGCGAAAACGCTTGTCCCCGCTTCGCGATTGGGCGTGTCGGGGCTGGTCCAGGGCACGCGCATGATCTCCGCGCTTCCGGCGGGACCCAGTCGGGCTTTCATCCGACTCGTCTCCAAAACCGCACGCCTGTACAACTCCATGACAATCGAGGACTACCGGTCCGCGCCTGCCACCTCAGAGGGCCGGGTTGGCCTCACCAGCGGGTCCGAGGTGGTATGA
- a CDS encoding TetR/AcrR family transcriptional regulator, with translation MVDSHDTAAPPRRPRSDARRSIDAILNAARVVLGERIDASMEDVAAAAGVTRQTVYAHFSSRDALVAALVAAAAAEYDALLDDAGLDTAPPAEALAQFLSAGWRFLGRYPMLLNATAAAIPRPESDPHDFGPPRLERLIERGQRAGDFDPSLPAAWLAAVIFGLQHTAVAQVAAERLTTDEAEALCLETALRLCGGTARH, from the coding sequence ATGGTCGACTCGCACGACACCGCCGCGCCGCCGCGCCGCCCTCGATCCGATGCCCGGCGCAGTATCGACGCCATCCTCAATGCGGCCCGGGTGGTGCTCGGTGAGCGAATCGACGCGAGCATGGAGGACGTCGCCGCGGCGGCCGGTGTCACGCGCCAGACCGTCTACGCGCACTTCTCTTCACGCGACGCGCTGGTTGCCGCCTTGGTCGCGGCCGCAGCCGCCGAATACGACGCCCTGCTCGACGACGCGGGCCTCGACACCGCCCCGCCCGCCGAAGCGCTGGCCCAATTCCTTAGCGCCGGTTGGCGTTTCCTCGGTCGCTACCCCATGCTGCTGAACGCCACAGCGGCCGCGATCCCGCGGCCGGAAAGCGACCCCCACGACTTCGGGCCCCCACGGCTCGAACGGCTCATCGAGCGCGGCCAGCGCGCAGGGGATTTCGACCCGTCGCTCCCCGCGGCGTGGCTCGCCGCTGTCATCTTCGGACTCCAGCACACCGCCGTGGCGCAGGTCGCGGCCGAGCGCCTCACCACCGACGAGGCGGAGGCATTGTGCCTGGAAACTGCATTGCGCCTCTGCGGCGGAACCGCGCGGCACTGA
- a CDS encoding Rv2640c family ArsR-like transcriptional regulator codes for MPKALPIIDMSAPVCCSPVAAGPIDDDAALAVALRLKAIADPVRVKLMSLLLTSPAGEENTGDLAVAVRLAESTVSHHLGQLKKAGLIESERQGMNIYHRARRESLSALCLVLDPNCCS; via the coding sequence ATGCCCAAGGCGCTGCCGATCATCGATATGTCCGCCCCGGTCTGCTGCTCACCCGTGGCCGCCGGGCCGATCGACGACGATGCCGCACTGGCAGTGGCGTTGCGCCTCAAGGCAATTGCCGATCCGGTGCGGGTCAAGCTCATGTCGCTGCTGTTGACCAGTCCGGCGGGCGAGGAGAACACCGGGGACCTCGCGGTGGCGGTGCGACTGGCCGAGTCGACGGTCAGCCACCATCTCGGGCAGCTGAAGAAGGCCGGCCTGATCGAGTCCGAGCGCCAGGGCATGAATATCTATCACCGGGCCCGGAGAGAGTCGCTCTCAGCGCTCTGCCTGGTGCTGGATCCCAACTGCTGCAGCTGA
- a CDS encoding ArsI/CadI family heavy metal resistance metalloenzyme: protein MSRVQLALNVDDLDRAVAFYSTLFNTAPAKRKPGYANFAIAEPPLKLVLLENAGEGGTINHLGVEVDAAEQVHSEIARLSAAGVFAEEQMATTCCFATQDKVWVTAPDAERWEVYTVLTDSETFGVTPEIALAAAAGEQSPCCGTADEAAAVSACCGSTAKADEIASGSRCCA, encoded by the coding sequence ATGTCTCGTGTTCAGCTCGCCCTCAATGTCGACGATCTCGACCGTGCGGTCGCGTTCTATTCGACCCTGTTCAACACCGCACCCGCCAAGCGCAAGCCTGGATACGCCAATTTCGCCATCGCGGAACCGCCGTTGAAGCTGGTGCTGCTGGAGAATGCCGGCGAAGGCGGCACCATCAACCACCTGGGCGTCGAGGTCGATGCCGCCGAACAGGTGCACTCGGAAATCGCCCGGCTCTCGGCCGCAGGGGTGTTCGCCGAGGAGCAGATGGCGACAACGTGTTGTTTCGCGACCCAGGACAAGGTGTGGGTGACTGCTCCGGACGCCGAACGCTGGGAGGTCTACACCGTGCTGACCGACAGTGAAACCTTTGGCGTGACACCGGAAATCGCGCTGGCGGCCGCCGCCGGCGAGCAAAGCCCGTGCTGCGGAACCGCCGACGAGGCCGCCGCCGTGAGTGCCTGCTGCGGCAGCACGGCAAAGGCTGATGAGATCGCGTCCGGCTCCCGCTGTTGCGCCTGA
- a CDS encoding MIP/aquaporin family protein, giving the protein MTIAKRRLLAEFLGTALLVCVVVGSGIAAQQLSPADPGLQLLENSTATVLGLAVLILVFGPVSGAHFNPVVSVADWCAGRRHGTGLTGPELAAYMLAQITGGSLGAVLANVMFDQSAIQISTHHRVTSGHLIGEIVATAGLIAVIFALARSGRGGLSAAAVGAYIGAAYWFTSSTSFANPAVTVARMFSNTFAGIAPASVPPFVLAQFLGAGIGFALVGILYPTDPAPADDVVVVPHPPKGADLP; this is encoded by the coding sequence ATGACCATAGCTAAACGACGGCTGCTGGCCGAGTTCCTGGGTACCGCGCTGCTGGTATGCGTCGTCGTAGGCTCCGGTATTGCGGCACAGCAGCTTTCGCCCGCCGACCCCGGATTGCAATTGCTGGAGAACTCGACCGCGACCGTGCTGGGGCTGGCCGTGCTGATTCTGGTATTCGGCCCGGTGTCCGGTGCTCATTTCAATCCGGTTGTGTCCGTGGCGGACTGGTGTGCGGGCCGCCGCCACGGCACCGGCTTGACCGGCCCGGAGCTGGCGGCGTACATGCTCGCGCAGATTACCGGCGGCAGCCTCGGCGCTGTGCTGGCGAATGTCATGTTCGATCAGTCCGCGATCCAGATCTCCACCCACCATCGTGTCACCTCGGGACACCTGATCGGCGAGATCGTCGCGACCGCAGGCTTGATCGCGGTGATCTTCGCACTGGCGCGCAGCGGTCGCGGTGGGCTCTCCGCGGCGGCTGTCGGCGCGTACATCGGTGCGGCGTACTGGTTCACCAGCTCCACATCCTTCGCCAACCCCGCAGTGACCGTCGCCCGCATGTTCTCGAACACGTTCGCCGGTATCGCACCGGCATCGGTCCCACCGTTCGTCCTCGCCCAATTCCTCGGTGCCGGAATCGGATTCGCACTCGTCGGCATCCTCTATCCGACCGATCCCGCACCAGCCGACGACGTCGTCGTCGTTCCCCACCCACCGAAAGGAGCGGACCTCCCATGA
- a CDS encoding arsenate reductase ArsC: MTDNPSVLFVCVHNAGRSQMAQGFLNHLAGDAIEVRSAGTAPAESLNPTAIEAMAELGIDITAQQPKLLTPDTLQTTTVVITMGCGDACPYYPAIDYRDWQLADPAGQTLAAVRLIRNEIHTHVTTLITELLPELTPGQHPIN; the protein is encoded by the coding sequence ATGACCGACAACCCGAGCGTACTTTTCGTCTGCGTACACAACGCCGGACGTTCGCAAATGGCCCAGGGCTTCCTGAACCACCTAGCCGGTGACGCGATCGAGGTCCGCTCAGCAGGCACCGCCCCCGCCGAATCCCTGAATCCGACCGCCATCGAAGCAATGGCCGAACTAGGCATCGACATCACCGCCCAACAACCCAAGCTCCTGACCCCCGACACCCTCCAAACCACCACGGTCGTCATCACCATGGGCTGCGGAGACGCCTGCCCCTACTACCCAGCCATCGACTACCGCGACTGGCAACTCGCCGACCCCGCCGGCCAAACCCTCGCCGCAGTCAGGCTAATCCGCAACGAAATCCACACCCACGTAACCACTCTCATAACCGAACTCCTCCCCGAGCTCACCCCGGGACAGCATCCCATCAACTGA
- a CDS encoding PPOX class F420-dependent oxidoreductase — translation MPEDLIKLLEQPALCYLATSMPDGSPQLTQTWVDTDGEHVLINSVLTHVKTRNIQRDPRVALTVTDPEQQRRYFQVRGRVLEVRTEGAVEHIEALAQRYLGGPYPWFGGRDQVRVVFVIEPERISGI, via the coding sequence ATGCCTGAGGACCTTATCAAGCTGCTGGAGCAGCCCGCGTTGTGTTATCTGGCCACCAGCATGCCGGACGGGTCGCCGCAGTTGACCCAGACGTGGGTGGATACCGATGGGGAGCATGTGTTGATCAATAGTGTGCTCACGCATGTGAAGACGAGGAATATTCAGCGGGATCCGCGGGTGGCGCTGACGGTGACCGATCCTGAGCAGCAGCGGCGGTATTTCCAGGTGCGGGGGCGCGTGCTGGAGGTGCGGACCGAGGGTGCGGTGGAACATATCGAGGCGCTCGCTCAGCGCTACCTCGGCGGGCCGTACCCGTGGTTCGGTGGACGGGATCAGGTGCGGGTGGTGTTCGTCATCGAGCCGGAGCGGATCAGCGGGATCTGA
- a CDS encoding nuclear transport factor 2 family protein yields the protein MTTLRAFYAAEAAYLTEGAGFEQMAAHLASDVVMYQASSLPYGGEWRGHEGFRAFIAAMGENWDGLWFDEQQFVSDNDRVVVLSRGRLRARRTGRTLKTSLLQWISFEDGLITEFRPYYHDTSAVLAALSTP from the coding sequence ATGACCACTCTGCGAGCCTTCTACGCGGCCGAGGCGGCGTACCTCACCGAGGGGGCCGGGTTCGAGCAGATGGCCGCGCACTTGGCCTCGGACGTTGTCATGTACCAGGCTTCCAGCCTGCCCTACGGCGGCGAATGGCGTGGGCATGAGGGCTTTCGCGCATTCATCGCCGCGATGGGTGAGAACTGGGACGGCTTGTGGTTCGACGAGCAGCAGTTCGTCAGTGACAACGATCGGGTCGTGGTGTTAAGCCGAGGCCGCCTGCGTGCTCGGCGCACCGGGCGAACACTGAAAACGTCACTGCTGCAATGGATCAGCTTCGAAGATGGTCTGATCACCGAGTTTCGGCCGTACTACCACGACACGTCCGCAGTGCTGGCCGCACTATCCACTCCCTGA
- a CDS encoding ArnT family glycosyltransferase codes for MTVTTAEAAESAPPESTTPVAAAPAALPPARRWERVALIVLILGTAIAYLWNISVNKMGNSFYAAAAWSGSKDWKALLFGSLDPGNFITVDKPPVSQWVMALSGQIFGFSSASMLVPQALMAVAAVALMYGAITRVTLSRTAGLLAGLVLAVTPVVALMFRFNNPDAVMVLLMTAGAYCTIRALPHASWRWLALAGVALGFAFLAKMLEGLMVLPALGLAYLVVAPTTLRNRVVHLLGAAAALIVSSGWYVLLTIAWPESSRPYLAGSKDNTFMDLVLGYNGFARYLGQNHMGGKNPFQMPEGYEIPHSVRQGFGGFGQGHDRMFTGEIGFEISWLLPAALLAFVLVLIARGRAPRTDIVRGAALVFGLWMIIDGIAFSEMKGGMHAYYTLAIAPAIAGVFALGVHELWQRRADKFGRIGSAAMILSMGVWAFVVLQRNADWQSWLRWTILAVTVLTAIGLLLAAVPVAARLARIDTRATSVLLVAGLLAGLAGSIAYTAATLPESHTGGGPSVGPPAPPRDMGALNAFRGQMSMMMGGGDVDPKLADLLRATTTKWSAAIDRSGPAAGLELATHTSVMAIGGFTSEDPVPTLPQFQDDVRNHQIGYYIVPEVHLPDSWRTDQAPADGKDPKPAPPVDKNAGIWRPAGNKEILDWVMAHYTEQHVGGLAVFDLTAPAH; via the coding sequence GTGACCGTCACCACTGCTGAGGCCGCCGAGTCCGCTCCACCCGAATCGACAACCCCGGTCGCTGCCGCGCCGGCCGCATTGCCGCCCGCCCGGCGCTGGGAACGGGTCGCGCTGATCGTCCTGATCCTGGGCACGGCCATCGCGTACCTGTGGAATATCAGCGTCAACAAGATGGGCAACAGCTTCTACGCTGCCGCCGCCTGGTCGGGATCGAAGGATTGGAAGGCGCTGCTGTTCGGATCCTTGGATCCGGGCAATTTCATCACCGTCGACAAGCCCCCGGTTTCGCAATGGGTCATGGCGCTGTCGGGGCAGATCTTCGGATTCAGCAGCGCGAGCATGCTGGTGCCGCAGGCGCTCATGGCGGTGGCCGCGGTCGCGCTGATGTACGGCGCGATCACCCGGGTCACGCTGAGCCGCACCGCCGGTTTGCTCGCCGGTCTGGTGCTGGCCGTGACACCCGTTGTGGCCCTGATGTTCCGGTTCAACAATCCCGACGCCGTCATGGTGCTGCTCATGACCGCCGGCGCCTACTGCACCATTCGGGCTCTGCCGCACGCGAGTTGGCGCTGGCTGGCGCTGGCCGGGGTCGCGCTCGGGTTCGCCTTCCTGGCGAAGATGCTCGAGGGTCTGATGGTGCTGCCCGCGCTGGGTCTCGCCTATCTGGTCGTCGCGCCCACCACGCTGCGCAATCGTGTGGTGCACCTGCTGGGGGCCGCGGCCGCGCTGATCGTGTCCTCGGGTTGGTATGTGCTGCTGACCATTGCGTGGCCGGAATCGTCGCGGCCGTATCTGGCCGGGTCGAAGGACAACACCTTCATGGATCTGGTGCTGGGCTACAACGGTTTCGCCCGCTACCTGGGGCAGAACCATATGGGCGGCAAGAATCCGTTCCAGATGCCCGAGGGCTACGAGATCCCGCACAGCGTGCGACAGGGATTCGGCGGCTTCGGTCAGGGACATGACCGGATGTTCACCGGCGAGATCGGTTTCGAGATCTCCTGGCTGCTGCCCGCGGCGCTGCTCGCGTTCGTGCTGGTGCTCATTGCCCGCGGCCGGGCGCCGCGCACCGATATCGTTCGCGGCGCGGCACTGGTTTTCGGGCTCTGGATGATCATCGACGGAATCGCGTTCTCCGAGATGAAGGGTGGCATGCACGCGTATTACACGCTGGCCATCGCCCCCGCCATCGCCGGTGTGTTCGCGCTCGGCGTGCATGAGCTCTGGCAGCGGCGGGCCGATAAGTTCGGTCGAATCGGCAGCGCCGCAATGATTCTCAGCATGGGGGTCTGGGCGTTCGTGGTGTTGCAGCGCAATGCCGACTGGCAGTCGTGGCTGCGCTGGACGATTCTGGCGGTCACCGTGCTGACCGCGATCGGACTGCTGCTGGCGGCTGTTCCGGTGGCGGCGCGCCTCGCCCGCATCGATACCCGGGCGACATCGGTACTGCTGGTCGCGGGATTGCTCGCGGGCCTGGCCGGTTCCATCGCCTACACCGCGGCCACGCTGCCCGAATCGCATACCGGCGGTGGACCGTCCGTCGGTCCCCCGGCCCCGCCCCGGGATATGGGCGCGCTCAATGCCTTCCGCGGTCAGATGAGCATGATGATGGGCGGCGGTGACGTCGATCCCAAGCTGGCGGACCTGCTGCGCGCCACCACCACCAAGTGGTCGGCCGCCATCGACCGTTCCGGCCCGGCTGCCGGCCTCGAATTGGCCACGCACACTTCGGTCATGGCCATCGGCGGGTTCACCTCCGAGGATCCGGTCCCGACGCTCCCGCAGTTCCAGGACGACGTCCGCAACCACCAGATCGGGTACTACATCGTGCCCGAGGTGCACCTGCCCGACTCCTGGCGCACCGATCAGGCTCCTGCGGACGGCAAGGATCCCAAGCCCGCTCCCCCGGTGGACAAGAACGCCGGCATCTGGCGGCCGGCCGGGAACAAGGAAATTCTCGACTGGGTCATGGCCCACTACACCGAACAGCATGTCGGTGGGCTCGCGGTCTTCGATCTGACCGCGCCGGCACACTAG
- a CDS encoding alpha/beta hydrolase, translated as MSLSVVMSGMLTGHASADPAPQAANDGSHIDHVAPIDARHSTVYVYSAAMNRVIAMRVMHAADTSTPQPTLYLLNGAEDGIADNGVETSWETKTDVDAFLSDQNVNVVTILDGRYTYYTDWVADDPRLGRNRWTTFLTQELPPLLDTELNASGRNAIAGVSMSAGAALSLAEDAPGLYSSVGSFSGCAETSTDPGRRYAQAVVLSGGGNPWNMWGVDGSPGWVENDPSTPANLEKLRGVNLYITAGDAGSASDGRTNAAGGMLESVVSTCTHELQTRTEQLGIPATYSYTPGGQHAWPYWQDALHEAWPSFAQSLRS; from the coding sequence ATGTCGTTATCCGTGGTGATGTCGGGCATGCTGACCGGGCATGCGTCGGCGGACCCCGCTCCGCAGGCTGCGAACGATGGGTCACATATCGACCATGTGGCGCCGATCGACGCGCGACATTCGACCGTGTACGTCTACTCGGCGGCCATGAACCGGGTGATCGCCATGCGTGTGATGCATGCCGCAGATACGAGCACCCCGCAGCCGACGCTGTATCTGCTCAATGGCGCGGAAGACGGCATTGCCGACAACGGTGTCGAGACCTCGTGGGAAACCAAGACTGATGTCGACGCTTTCCTGTCCGACCAGAACGTCAATGTGGTGACCATCCTCGACGGCCGCTACACCTATTACACCGACTGGGTCGCCGATGACCCCCGGCTGGGCCGCAATCGCTGGACGACCTTCCTCACCCAGGAATTGCCCCCGCTGCTCGACACGGAACTCAACGCCTCCGGGCGCAATGCCATCGCAGGCGTCTCCATGTCGGCCGGTGCGGCGCTGTCGCTGGCCGAGGACGCCCCCGGCCTGTACAGCAGTGTCGGTTCCTTCAGTGGCTGTGCCGAGACCAGCACCGATCCGGGACGCCGGTATGCGCAGGCGGTCGTCCTGTCCGGCGGCGGCAATCCCTGGAATATGTGGGGCGTCGACGGCTCCCCGGGCTGGGTCGAGAACGATCCCTCCACGCCCGCGAATCTCGAGAAGCTGCGCGGTGTGAATCTGTACATCACCGCCGGAGACGCGGGATCGGCCTCGGACGGACGCACGAACGCCGCCGGCGGCATGCTCGAATCGGTCGTCAGCACCTGCACGCACGAACTGCAAACACGCACCGAACAATTGGGCATCCCCGCGACCTACAGCTACACCCCGGGCGGTCAGCACGCCTGGCCGTACTGGCAGGACGCACTTCACGAGGCGTGGCCGAGTTTCGCACAGTCACTGCGGAGCTGA